A window of Rhododendron vialii isolate Sample 1 chromosome 11a, ASM3025357v1 genomic DNA:
ATAAACGAGGACAAATGGACCAAGCACAAATCCTAATGTCCGATGCCGTTTCCAAATTACAGCTTCAAGAACGCAACCTGGCTCTCTTCTACTGCAATTTGATCGACTCTCACTCCAAACACAGATCGAAACCGGGGCTTTTCGATTCCTATACACGTCTCAAGCTGCTGATGAGTAGTTCAAGCTCTTTATATGTGAAACGTCGCGCATTTGAAGCAATGATGAGTGGATTGTGTGCGATGGACCTACCTTTTGAAGCTGAGAATTTGATGGAAGAAATGAGAGATTTAGCACTCAAGCCATCTGTGTTTGAGTTTAGGTCTGTGATATACGCATATGGAAGATTAGGTTTGTTGAATGATATGAAGAGGTGTTTGAATCTAATGGAGAGTGAGGGTTTGGGGTTAGATACAGTTTGCTCAAATATGATCCTAACGTCATTTGGAGCTCACGGCGAACTCTCAGAGATGGTTCTATGGCTCCGAAGGATTAGGAATTCAGGTGTTGGATTATCGATTCGAACTTATAACTCGGCATTGAAGTCGTGCCCGACAATCACAGAACTGCTTCAAGACCTCGAAGGTGTTCCCACTACTATCCAAGAGTTGATGGACAATTTACAAGGTGACGAGGGCTTGTTGGTCCAAGAGTTGATTGGATCAACGGTTTTGGAGGATACAATGGAGTGGAATTCGCTTGAAGGGAAGTTGGATTTGCATGGGATGCACTTGGGGTCTGCCTATTTGATTATGTTACAGTGGAGAGAGGAGCTCCGGTCAAGGTTTAAGGAAGGGAATTGCATTGTTCCGGCAGAGATTACAGTGGTTTGCGGGATGGGAAAGCACAGTGCTGTAAGGGGAGAGTCACCAATGAAGCGATTGGTCAAACAGATGATGATTTGGATGAAATGTCCAATGAGAATTGACCGGAACAATGTTGGATGTTTTGTTGCCAAGGGACGCGTGTTGAAAGACTGGTTAGGTTCATCTAACGCATTCTGCTAAGGCTTGTGAGAGTCGGGGAGAGTAATCCAATCATCGTGCCATAGTAGCTATCTCCATGTTTTACATGGGTCTTGTTAGAAAACTAGACAAGGAGCCTCGTTAGAAAATCTCTTGAACTGTTTGCTGCAGATGGAAATAGAGTCTGCAGCACTAGAGGAATTAATTGTAAACATTCTGTCATTTGCAAAACAGGAACCAACCTGATATTAGCATTATCTCCGCAACATAAACACATTAACCTAAACTAAAGGTATACCAAACGCATCTTTACATTGAACCTGGAATCAAAGTTGATCTCAAATGATCTTTTAGATAAACATGCAAAATTAAGTGTCCTGCAGACAAATTTCCAGTTTCCGCAGGGGAGCAGAGTAAGGAACCAAACTCGCCTAATGATCTCATTGTAATCTCTGCTCTAGCTTACATTAGTATAAGGAGCTTTCTGTTTGATGTAAACCACCTCAACAGTGCTTCAGAGTTCCTGAAGCATTGAATCTACCTCAAAAGGAAATAGGCTGGGATTTTCTGCTATATTTTTGGTTTCACATGTCTTCTGCTATTATTTTGCTGCCTACCACTTGGCAATGGCACCAAAATTACCCAGAAGCAGATGAATTGTTCAGATGTTAATGACAAAGGGCAGCGTGTAATACTCAAGTTCAAGTTTAACTACATTCTTTAACCAAAAGCTCTTTGCCCACGTCTGCATCTGTTGCGGCTCAAGCCATGGATTCATTCCGATGAACATTGAAATAGTCAACTCTCCCAGCAATCCTCCAATTAAACTGCACCGGaaagcaaaaaataatatatCAAATACggatcttttttttctttttttttaacagcaaaatacGGATCTTTACAGCAATCTCCAAGTTAGGCAAATTTTAGATAGCTGACAAGTGTGTCCTAGCCTTCCAACTCCTTTATTCCAGTTAATCCAACTGTGAGTATTTTAGATAGCTGACAATTGTGTCCTAGCCTTCCAACACCATTATTCCATTTAATCCAACTGTGAGTCTGAGTaattatgagatttttttttttggtaaataagtAATTATGAGATTAACCTTGATTCTACCATATTTACATGCAATACACCAAGTTGTTTAATCTTTATCACATATATTTTGGACACATGGAAACTTAATTGTACCACATTGGATAAGTGAAACAGAGCAGAATAGCTGCTGGTAATCTCTCAAGGAAATGACAAGCATTGATCCACTACTAGTGCAAGTTTCTTATTCACAGGAAATCTTGAcacccttaattttttttaattggtatTAAGTATTAACCAAGCAGTCTGGCTGAATATCCCAAGTCTTCACATAAAAGGTAACGAAATCCACTTTGATATTCTGCATATCTTTTAACTGACGTCTACGCACAATACAGTTGGCCTGTCATTGTCAACACTCCAATAAGTGGTCCTAATGTTGCTTGAACTAGGTGTGCACTGCAGCACTGTGCACTAAATGCACCATCACAAGTCTGGGATCAGCAACAGGGAGAAGTCGGTCAAACTAGGTAGAAGCTCTTTTCTTTGAGGTACATTCTCTCACGCAAAGTAAAGTTAAAAGGAAGATTGCTCTTTTCCTGGTGCAGATTGTACGTTCACCCGAACTGTAAATAATATATCAAATTCATGAAAGATACTCACCTGCCACTGGCAAGTAGTGTCTTGGAGAAAGAGACTTTCTTCTCTCTACCATGACTGCATTCATCGATGAGAAAATTGAGCTGTATCATCAATGACGAGCTTGGTAGCAAGAAAACATTTTATGATCTGGTGGCTGTACAATGTGGAGTATCATTGAGGTAAGCAAACAAATAGATATATAGAGACACCAAAACACAATTTCAGAGCCAACACTTTACCTAAGCTTTATTGCCAAAAAGACACTTGATGATGGCTTCGATATTGTCCTTCATAGGTCTCTAATCACATCACGTACCCTAATGCTCGAAAGTGAACGACAATGCCAAcagcaaaaagcaaaagaaccATGCATCAAAGAGTTTCCACCACCTGATAAAGCTTATTCACTTCTGTTTTCTTGTCCAACATCAAAAAGTTAAGTCGTTCCCATTCTTAGTGTACTAACCTGTAACAAGAAATATGGTACATTAATATAACCATCAAAAGACAAAATACAGCGGCTTCTAGTACATTCAAAAATGGTGAAAGGCTGAATCAAGTTTCAATAGGACTTGGGACGCTGTTAATGTTGAGGAAGCTGCTAGACTTTCGGCAAAATTAAATGTACGAGTATCTTATGGACAAATAGACACAAGGGGGAAGAAATACACCTTACACAAGTGCACCATTCCGAGGTATGAGAATGGCTCATAATCTCGATTTACCTTTGTTTTATGCCTTTGATGAGACAAATAAAGAGTCATTAGGATCCTATCACCTTATGTTCCATGGTGTTTTCCTATGAATTACATGGTTCCAAAACACCGGGAAAGATGTGTGAAACAACCGAACAGAAAGACATGACTCAACTAGGTATTCAGCTCTAATGGAACTTAGTTATCGAGGCCATATCTCAACAAGATGGAAACCAGTgacaacagaaaagaaaaaaacatggcATACCAAGCCCCGATGAATTCAGCAAACACGTCTTTAGTTTGCACCTCTTAAAACCAAGGCATCCACCATATATACATCTTTCCTAGGTTTTTGTGCGAAACTGCTTCTGCAATTAAGCGACGCGCCTGTCCTTCTACAGCGAGAGGCAGAGATGGTGCAGCTCCAACGCCAACAACAACTCCTTGCAGTCGTGCTTCGATATTACTGATGGCACGCTGCAATTTTCAGAGACAAAATTGTTGAGTCTTATGTCCTTACAAGATTTTGCCCACAAATTGATATTTTTGACTGAACTCAGAAAGACAAGATCAAATATGTGAAATGAATAAAGCATCACCAGAGTCGCCAAATCCATATTCTgagttcttttcttgtttttgataTTGATAATTTGATATGTCAAAAGGAAATCAATCAACTTAAACAGAAGCATAATCCTAAATATTTTAATTCTATGACTAAATGAAACTAGCTTAACATGAACTTACACTTGCAGTCATAACTGACCAGCCAAAATTAATTCCCTACTATGTAAAACTAAGATAACAGCAAAACGAGCCTGGAAAATGGAGTGCATAATGAAGTCCTGAGATTCGAAGAACAGCCCTTTTCTGCTAGTTGATTCACAAACTGGCTAGCTTCATATGATTTTGTAGAACAGTTTGCAGCCAAAATTACACATTCTATGCATAAAGTTGTCTTGGCAAAGTTCTTGTAAATGCCATTGCATGGGCAAGTCATAATTGATTCGACAACTATAGTTTTGCTTAAAAAAGATTTGGCAGTCACATCTAAGTCACCAACTGATTTCAACTTCTCAGACTTCGAAATTGACCAAGGTTAAGAAACAACTTTGAAAGCGTCGATAAAATAGACGAAAAAGAGAACAATGAAGATTCTAACCTGGGCATGGGGATTCTGAACTTCTACTCCACTGGACTTGTGAGATTTAGTCCATTCCACAAGTGGAtcatggataaaagtttccagGACACTCACTAGAGTCTCCCTATGGGCCCTGAGTACAGAAAGTGTGATCTCACAAACCCTCAGAAAAATACCCTCATATCCAGTAATGCCCAATCCATCAATCACATTCTGTAGATCCAATCAGAGAATTCAATTGAAGAAATTAGCTGTCATGCAGAACAGAAGAGTTTAAATTAATTGCCAAGAATGCACTTGATTGAGGTGAGAATACCGCATTTTTACAAACTCAGTATTTTGTTTGGTGCAATCATGAATTCTAAACTTCATTGGCAATACATGCGTACAGAGTTCATCAGAAAAATGATCACAACTTGGCCTCTGGACAACAGCTAAAATTTGGCCATAATGTGCAGGTCATATAACTATGTGCTTTTCTTACCTGGGTTAGCCTGAAAGGCACCAGCTCAGGTTTCTCCAACTGCAAACCTTTGTCAAATAAGCAACTGAAATCAACATGAATACAGTCCCCTGTGGTAGAATCGAAAAGAATATTTTCCCCGTGCCTATCTCCAAGGCCCACAATGTGCCCAACCATTGACCAAACTGCAGCAGTGTGTGAATATGCAACTCGAGCCCTGAACCAAGCAGCTGGTTCAGAAAATGtgttcaaaaaccatttgtgaAAAGCTGGAGGAAACATCGGAAGAATTTTGTTCTTCAGCATCTCATCTTCTGGCGTTTTCCCTTGGCATTGATCATAAATTCGCTTGATTTGCGGATTTGTCTTATTCCTGTCAAATTTCCCACAGCTTATATAAATGTCTTGAAGTATATGTCGGAGCCCACGAGTGTGGGGAACCCACTCAACCATACCACAGTCCTCCGTTAGGGGAATCACTGCAAAGGTGCGAATGTAAAGCTTCCTCCTGCGACTTTCTGGGCACTTGGACAATAAACGGTTTATCATAGCATTAAATTCCATCATGCGTGCATCTTTTCTGAGGTCATCCTTGGGTTTGCAAAGGAATGGACGTTCAATGCCATCGCTACCCAGAAGAACCACCTGTAAACAACAACGTATGGGACTTATGTTATGAAGATGATGCATAGGCAGCATAGTGAAAGCTTCAATGACCTCAAGGACAAACTATCAAGTGCATCTCTACCATGTCATAGAGGCAAAAAAAATAGACTCCTCCAAAGATTTGGCTGAACAAAGTCAACATGACCATAAAGTATAGAAAGATAGGGCCTATTCCAACTATCTGAATAGACAGATAGTACACATGAGCTTGCAAGGAGGTGCTTTCCACTTCTTTTAGGTTTGCAATGAGAAAATTTGGTTTCTCTACTTCATGATCCGTGGGTAAATCTTATCAAGGGCATATCTACCAGGGTAACCTGTCCAGCAGTTTGAGAAGGCAAGAGAACAAATATACTCTTGAACGAAAAGATGGTGATGGCTCTTCAACACCAATTTCCGGAACATTATAAATGTGATCATAACCGATCAAAAAATCTTGAACCAGATGGGAAAGCAATTAGAAATACTTGTGAAAACATGTTCAAGCAATCTGATTCGAACGACAGATCATACAAGAAGCTTACTTTCTTGGGTCGCTGAAGAGACGAAAGGATCTCAGCTTCATCAGCAATACCTGATATTGTCGGAAGGTCTGTGGCCGAGAAGATATCAGATCTAAGCGAGTCAGACAGATCCATATCATATGTGGGTAGATTTACCGTCAGGGACTGCTGGATGGGCATTATGATTTCCAGTGGCATCATCCTCTTCAATGCACTGAATTCAGTTGAGATGTTGATGGTCCTTGCCTTTGACTGACCAGCATGGAAGCACAACCTGATTAGATGATCAACCAGGGTAGCAAACTGAACAAACAAGTTATTTCCATTGTTTCCCTGACTTGACAATTTTCTCGCAGCTTGTATGATCTCCGCAGCAGCCTCTCTCCTTGAAGGTACTGTGGACTTTGAAACTGCCGCCATAATCCAGAGGGCTTGCTGTGGGTATTGCCGTAGAACAGAGGTGATAATGTGTTTGACCAAACGCACAATTTCGTCATTTTGGTGGCAAATTCTGGAAACTAACTGAGGAAGCACTGTTAACCACTGATATGTGGGCAGATCCTTTAAACACCCTCGCATGATGCCCATTacctgaaaagaaaggaaaaaacggCATTAATTGATAAATGGTGAAGAAGAGCAAAGTCACCCTTTTATTTTGGACAATATAAGATCGGGACACTAAGATCACCACCTTCACATGGACATTTTTCATATCTTTATTGGATGAACCACTTCTCTGATAAATgcttccaaaatcaaaccaaaggGTTAACAACCTTGGAAGGGCTTGAAAGAGATTCTTGTGGCCTCTATGAAGACCCTTCGCATAGTATAACAGTACATCAGGAAGGTAGGACCACCAATGCTTTTCCAAATTCGTAGAAACAACAGTCGCCGAAACAGATGGAACCCTGGGACCTAGATCAAAATTATCCTCCTGCCGTTTTCTGGTATCAACAAGCAGTTCATCACAATACTTAGCCACATAAAAGTATCCTTTCTCCCACTTGGGCTGGAGATCTCTCACCCTAGAATACAGACCGATGACATCTTCCTTCTGCCTCTGGCCAGTATAATGGATCCACCTCGAGTAGAGGAGGAGAGTTTTTGCAATATCCAGATTATCATTGAAGGCTGGAGTATCACAGAGTAAAGGAGGTGGGTTCAGTGGAACCACTGACAAGCTGGTGATAGATGACACGGCAGCAGAACCAATAACCTCCACTGGCATGTTCAGCAGATTTTGCTGCAGCTCTGCAATGGCACCATCTGATCTCCTAGTACTCCACAGAAGCTTAGCCTTTTCCATGTGAACATTAGGTGCCCCAGAAGCCTTGGCTTCTAGAATTGCTCGATTAGCTGTCTCGTAATGACCAGCCGATCGACAGAGTTTTGCATACTGCAGCCAGTAGTTCCCAACTCGAGCACCAAGACCACTGGCACCAAAAACCAGTCTCCGGAAAGCTAAGAGTGGCTCCCTCGTCCACAGAGATGGTTGTGTAAATCTGAGCCGATTTTCCCAATTGTCCGCCACTTTTGAGAATCCAGATTCACCCAAATGGAATGATTTCTCCAAGAAAGATTCACCGACAAGGAGACTATGGAAGTCTTCCAACTCCCTTAGCATGTGAAGCTTTACAACAAATGGGTAAGCCCGGATATAGGAGTCCATTCCAGCAGCAGCTAAAGGAGCAATCAGAGCTTGTTTTGAGAGTGCAATTCGTTCAGCAACTGAGAATTGATCTTTTTTCATCATTGCCTGCAGAATCTTTGCAACATCCATGTCAAAGGAAGCATTGCTCTCAGAACTGCTACAAAGTAAACCTTCTTCATCAGCTCCATTAAGGAACTCATCCATCAGGTTCCACCTGCCAAGCCTCCATGCAGCCTGAATACCTTGCATACACCATGTTTTCTTGTACTGAGGAACCCTAGAAATCAATCCATCTACATGAGTGACCATCGCCTGCAAATGGCACATGTTTAGCAGACAGTTGAGAACATCTGAATGCCTCTGAACTGAAGTGGGTTCCATCTGCAAAGCCTGTTCGCAAGAAGTCAAAACTTCTGCCCAATTTCCCGCTTTCTTGTTTATTAAGAGCTGGTCTTGCAAGCTTTTAGATTTGCGTAGACATGCCAAACCAGACAAACCATCAGGCTCATCCAAGCAGCTGTATATTTCCATTAGAAGTGAGacatcttcatcttcaaataTGCCACTCCTCGTAGCTGCAGGGTTAAAAGATCCCGACTTTTCCTGCACGTGAGACTCAAAGTACAACAAAGACCTCGCATAAGCCTGACACCTGAATGAGGCCCTAGAAAGGGTTACCTTAGGAATTGCAGCCAAAAGCTCTGAAACATATTTACACTGCATAAGGACTTGGTCTGAATTTactgaagtattcatattttgatcttttaaCTTGGAAGCTTGTTGCTTAGAATTTGATGATTGAAGAGACTGAGCAAGAGCAATCTCTTGCTCAACATCATCCACCCATTGGCCAAGATTATCAAGAAGAGTGAACACAGCCTGAATGCAAACTTCACTTTGCCGAGAATTGATTCCATGAATCGCAGCCACACTATTCTCTGATACTGCAGCATCAAGAACACTTAGGATCTCCTCCGTTATGCCACATCGTGCCTCCTCAGTGCCATGGCAGACAGCATCAAGGACCAAATATGGCAGCAGATATATTGCTGTTTGCATATCGTGACGCACTATCCCTCGGCAAGAATTGAAAATACTTGCACGGGAACCAGTTGCATGCACAGTCAACTTTCTTATCCAGAAATATATCCATCTTCTAAAAGACATGGAAGGCCGGTAAATAGGTCCAGCAGATGATGAATCTGCCACATTTGGAAGCTGAAATCTTGAGGTTAAACAAGGAGCAATTATCTCTTTCACATAGGTGGAGAAACGGTCCCACAACCTCTGACCCCTACCATTCATTCCACTGGTATTAGAATTGATCTTGATCCCAGGAGGAGGGACATTCAAAGGTTGTTTACACTTCAGTGTCTGTAACGCAGAAGCTGTATCATTTTCATCTAGTGATGCCTCACAACCCGCAATCTTCAGAAGCTCCTGTATAGCCAATGCTGCAGAGTCTTGGATAATGGTGTCAGGCGCAGCTCTAAAAGCCCTTGCCAGATGCTTGTGGATCAACTCGAATATCAAATCGTCATCTGAACAAGCAATTTTAAAGCGCTGGCTTGAAGCACCCTTTACTTTAGCAGGATCAACTGCACCAAGTGCTCCAAGGCAATCAGCACATACCAACTTCAGCCGCTGTCCCACTGAAGTTCTTGATTCTTCTGCACAACCTCTAAGCAAGGAAATAATCAAAGAACTCAAGACGTCCATATCCGAACCTACTTCCCCAGTGACAAAAGTAGTGACGTCCTCCCTTCTCAGGTTCAGCAATTTGCACAGCTCGCTACTCACCATGTACCTAACATTCAAATTCTCGTGATTTAGACCATCAACAATATCCCGCAATTGGTCTTTCAACGTTGTGGATCCACGTGCTTCTTCTATCACTTTGTTCACTCCTCTTAGGGCAGGAATATTGGGCAAAGGAGGGAACTCACAGATATGCTGCTTCAGGATATTCCTATTCTCAAAAACAAGTTCTTCTAAGATTTCCACAATTTTACTGAAATTTGAAGAATGCCTATCCCGCTCCAACAAGGGAATAAGAGCAGCAAAAACTTGAGATATTACATGTTTAGTACTAGAAGGTGCTAGCTTTACCAACTGCTTTATGAAAAAGTGTAAGACACAGAGACCCTCAGCCTGCAGTGGCTCTTTATCAATAACATACATGAGAAGAACCATGAGTTTAGGTACGTAAGTTCTAAGGTGGGAACCCATCATATTGATCAGCATCTCTATACGTTTTATGGCTTGTTTCTGCAATAACAGGTCCTCCGTGTGAATCAATTTTCTATCCATACTGTTAAGAAGACCAACAAAGTGATTCTTCAAAAATCCTGGAAGATCATCAGAATCAGTTAAAATTCTTGCAACTTCTTTTATCATCTGAGGCACCTTAGCTAACCTGCAAACACAAACTAAAAGCGCTTACTGACAAATGCCACAATTTTACAGATGTAATAGCAGTACCATGAAAATGAGCATATATTCTCAGCTAAAGAGACCCTAAATCAGAAGCCCAGACCAACCAATTGAGGCTTGAAAAAAAGTTGACATCCATGTGGACTTTGGCAACATCAATGTTCTAAATTAATGTAAATgtagagagcgagagagagagagagagagagagagagagagagagatgccatTGAATTGTTCAAAATGCATACATAGGGAAGCAAAGCCCCTCTTAGGAATGTTCAAGATCAGAATACCCAAGAAAATCCAAGACAAAGAGTGCTTTATTGGACTCCAACCAACCAACAATGTCTTTGTCAATAGACTCAATCCTTAGAATCTAAAGATTGGTGAAGAATTGTGCACCTTTTGTTAGTCTCATCCAAATCACCATCTACAAAGCACACAAGTTCATCTAATAGTGCAGGCAATGCAGCTGCAAAAATCTCTTGGTTGTTGGATCCAGTCTGCACATGGTAAAACTGCAAAGCCGAGAGCAAATCTTCACTATCAGCTTGATGAAGGGCAAACGCAAGCACCTTTGGTAGCCAAGTCACGATCAGTTGCACCATATCTGTGTTCAAGCACCTGGCAAACTCATATAAGGTGACAACTGCTTGATCATTACCCTGTTGGGTGACTACAAGCTTTGGAAGGACAACAGGAATCATTTTTTTGACAAGTTCTTCAGTTTCAACTCCAAGGACAGCCTCTGCAAACTCTCTGACCATTTGCAGACGGCTTGCAAGCCTATTGGACAGATAATCATACAACTCATTCCGAACATGAATAACT
This region includes:
- the LOC131308664 gene encoding serine/threonine-protein kinase ATR isoform X3, whose protein sequence is MANLSSLVHELRERIAASSSTPPNHHADDDALETRFRAVLPNLLHAYVVPSSSANEREVIAVLKLLTHTAKNFPGVFFHGRPAAVLPLIGRILPFFAEPAFRSRHGVIFETVGSLLSLLRTGDHDAYRQFFMDTMVVVEDLLYVASLFADESRNAVSSKVSFKCFCESFNGISSDPAHLSDLPPSSKTIDGLGVLINLTGRQRWQPFATWVIKLICKCLTEGTLYVEGLVNVSFVSAACSLLCYGDSDLHMACFDFARIIGTVVDFEIVPTEKLIHSISTILSEDEEGLPVFRNTVYDSSMGGCLQALHSSCPDDVVKLTAANLVKVFPESMQRTKSSELKAALCNAYIRIAKSCPPHIWRPESLISLLCSSNACFALIDCLRMALSTIIPDAVEEETIENRKMNRSPPNPGGCESIRVGGKRPLQDQNTFQTKRQKFDKKVITLQADSLDEKMISCKVTTGVINEYALSMLSIAVCIYTQTQLSRCIFGKMHGWIPWICEQVLLFSEHCSFTYSIHLTHVTNNYMLQASQGTALSFDLFIFMEAVHSVLLVECILPKENKLFRIMGDGADQLHLVLNLPWTHTLVDAEPHPPWKMKCLSVQILSKMGCIMESGINLKVLDFALQDEVDEVRTEAIISMPIFCLWSGLGIRTDLFKRLQFLEEEKSEQVKRVIPFSLGYLACICGSCNGIAGLCENECKLFLTKDTVKHNATVDLLSAGFWCSKCDSRVVHNQELYPMVVHLTDIQSAEFDIDDDFFRLQSLFFELLYDDSSEEVQVACVGIIHRILAHGTKDMLLRTRSEWIKCVDYLLLHRKRAVRVAFSTRIGSFLEEPMLNCLLLEEEESNKTKEQKLLDKIKHALAEADDPQIFETLLESTAEIMVSVDINSQVFLFSLILLVDQLDNPNLTVRLSASKLIRRSCYIHLKGGFELVLSKVIHVRNELYDYLSNRLASRLQMVREFAEAVLGVETEELVKKMIPVVLPKLVVTQQGNDQAVVTLYEFARCLNTDMVQLIVTWLPKVLAFALHQADSEDLLSALQFYHVQTGSNNQEIFAAALPALLDELVCFVDGDLDETNKRLAKVPQMIKEVARILTDSDDLPGFLKNHFVGLLNSMDRKLIHTEDLLLQKQAIKRIEMLINMMGSHLRTYVPKLMVLLMYVIDKEPLQAEGLCVLHFFIKQLVKLAPSSTKHVISQVFAALIPLLERDRHSSNFSKIVEILEELVFENRNILKQHICEFPPLPNIPALRGVNKVIEEARGSTTLKDQLRDIVDGLNHENLNVRYMVSSELCKLLNLRREDVTTFVTGEVGSDMDVLSSLIISLLRGCAEESRTSVGQRLKLVCADCLGALGAVDPAKVKGASSQRFKIACSDDDLIFELIHKHLARAFRAAPDTIIQDSAALAIQELLKIAGCEASLDENDTASALQTLKCKQPLNVPPPGIKINSNTSGMNGRGQRLWDRFSTYVKEIIAPCLTSRFQLPNVADSSSAGPIYRPSMSFRRWIYFWIRKLTVHATGSRASIFNSCRGIVRHDMQTAIYLLPYLVLDAVCHGTEEARCGITEEILSVLDAAVSENSVAAIHGINSRQSEVCIQAVFTLLDNLGQWVDDVEQEIALAQSLQSSNSKQQASKLKDQNMNTSVNSDQVLMQCKYVSELLAAIPKVTLSRASFRCQAYARSLLYFESHVQEKSGSFNPAATRSGIFEDEDVSLLMEIYSCLDEPDGLSGLACLRKSKSLQDQLLINKKAGNWAEVLTSCEQALQMEPTSVQRHSDVLNCLLNMCHLQAMVTHVDGLISRVPQYKKTWCMQGIQAAWRLGRWNLMDEFLNGADEEGLLCSSSESNASFDMDVAKILQAMMKKDQFSVAERIALSKQALIAPLAAAGMDSYIRAYPFVVKLHMLRELEDFHSLLVGESFLEKSFHLGESGFSKVADNWENRLRFTQPSLWTREPLLAFRRLVFGASGLGARVGNYWLQYAKLCRSAGHYETANRAILEAKASGAPNVHMEKAKLLWSTRRSDGAIAELQQNLLNMPVEVIGSAAVSSITSLSVVPLNPPPLLCDTPAFNDNLDIAKTLLLYSRWIHYTGQRQKEDVIGLYSRVRDLQPKWEKGYFYVAKYCDELLVDTRKRQEDNFDLGPRVPSVSATVVSTNLEKHWWSYLPDVLLYYAKGLHRGHKNLFQALPRLLTLWFDFGSIYQRSGSSNKDMKNVHVKVMGIMRGCLKDLPTYQWLTVLPQLVSRICHQNDEIVRLVKHIITSVLRQYPQQALWIMAAVSKSTVPSRREAAAEIIQAARKLSSQGNNGNNLFVQFATLVDHLIRLCFHAGQSKARTINISTEFSALKRMMPLEIIMPIQQSLTVNLPTYDMDLSDSLRSDIFSATDLPTISGIADEAEILSSLQRPKKVVLLGSDGIERPFLCKPKDDLRKDARMMEFNAMINRLLSKCPESRRRKLYIRTFAVIPLTEDCGMVEWVPHTRGLRHILQDIYISCGKFDRNKTNPQIKRIYDQCQGKTPEDEMLKNKILPMFPPAFHKWFLNTFSEPAAWFRARVAYSHTAAVWSMVGHIVGLGDRHGENILFDSTTGDCIHVDFSCLFDKGLQLEKPELVPFRLTQNVIDGLGITGYEGIFLRVCEITLSVLRAHRETLVSVLETFIHDPLVEWTKSHKSSGVEVQNPHAQRAISNIEARLQGVVVGVGAAPSLPLAVEGQARRLIAEAVSHKNLGKMYIWWMPWF